The Onychostoma macrolepis isolate SWU-2019 chromosome 18, ASM1243209v1, whole genome shotgun sequence genome includes the window GCCTGATCTGGCAGAATGGAGACCCCTTGTGGACACATTGCCTCTCTTCAATTAAATAtccttaacttttaaaaaataaatgatacaaagaaaataatttagtgTGTTAAAATGTAGAAAACATCCTATTAAATGAGaccatttttatcaatttactCCAATGTATGTGAGTAGGGTGCACTTTTAAATCCAGGTATGCCAAAATCAgtaaaaaatccaaaatatgcACCAGAGCTGCACATGTACTAAATGTAATCTATTTCCTGTGAATGTGCAAGACTTCAgtttcattagccgctatagataataaatagaaaaataatgtgcagtaaacacacatatacataacTAGAAGAAGTGCAGTAAACGCAACTATATACACTGCAAACCAGTGTGTTGTTTGATACCAGATGCCTTGAATATTCAAATTAAAGATTTGTCAAAAATAAGGTGGTCTTACCCAGATAAGAAACTCCTTCTTCAGGTGTGATGGTTCCATATTTGACCATCATCTTCACAAAGTCGATCAAGGTCTTCATGATGGTGATcagggtctctctctcttctttatCTTGCTCTGTAAAGCGAGAGGAGAAGGATGTGATAGTTTAAGCAATGAGAGCAGACTTTAATCTGGATTAATGTGGGGTTTGATGAAGAAGAGGGCAGCTGAAACCACAGGAAATGTGTTTAACCAGATGGTGATGTTTCTACAGACCTTATAGCCGCTGATTTACTGAATGagctgtgttgtgttgtgttacaTTACTGTTTGTGTGGCTTTTGagtgtgttgtgttgtgctatACTCACGTGTGTGAATTTCTTTGTACTTTTTGACCTGCGTAAGTCgtaattatttctattttctttgaaatatggttaaattgTACTAccgaatgtactgacaagcatttaacaacaatttaaatattctttaatgtcatttctgttGAAACTTGTACAgtttgtcatgtatttaaatatattgctaattacacatttataaagatgaagtttaaaatatattaatttttactAATGTAATATcaaacacactacagttaaaattataatcaaatatTAAGTATTTTACATCCACTATATGTGGATGTatactgcatttcgttgccctgtacctgtacttgtgtaatgacaataaagttgaatctaatctaatgtgaccctggaccacaaaaccagtcataagggtcaattttccaaaattgagatttatatatcatctgaaagctgaataaataagctttccattgatgcatggtttgttatgatagaacaatatttgCTATAAAGCTGTACAAATGAAGtacttagcaatgcatattactaatcaaaaattaagttttgatatatttatggtaggaaatttacgaaatatcttcatggaacatgaactttacttaatatcctaatgatttttggcataaaagaaaaatttataattttgacccgtacaatgtatttttagctaaatatacccgtgctacttaagactggttttgtggtccagggtcacatatagtatattaatcaacacatcaaaataagcacaacaaaatattaaaacataatgatttaacatactttaaatgaaaacttttaatttgacaccACAAAGTGcaccttttaaaagtgtatttaagtgtgttaagaaacggTTACTAAATTGTAttgccatttattttattaacatttgatTATGCAAGtacattatttgaaaaaaacaaacaaacaaaaaaagactttTAAGACATTACAAGTGCATTGAACACTgttaagtgcacttcttttttgTGTTGTACAGTATCCAGTGCGAGTTGTATCATgctatattttgttatttgtatgttttgtgttGTACTGTATTGTGTCATATGTTGTATTGTTTGTTGTGTTGTCTACCTGAGTCGAGGCTCTTGAGGAGTCTGTAGAAGTTGGGGAAGAACTGAAGGTCCTGCAGTCCATCTTCAGGGTTCAGTTCGTTTCTGTCGTTCCCATCGCTCACGGCATCCCATGAGTCTTCGGCCCTCACTGTGTCATCTCTAATCTCCCCCTCCTGTTCTTCATCACCAttatcatcatcaccaccaccattatcatcatcaccaccaccaTTATCACCATCACCTTCATCCTCATCATCATATCGTCGACTGGGCCTGTCTTCCTCCTCCTGAAGAGAAGAATCCAAGCAAAtagagagggttttttttttttgtggataaATATGCAGTCGGTAGGAACACTACAGTCACACACTCGTACCATATTGTTTTGTGTGTCTTTCGCCGCATTAACAGGGTAGTCCATACTGAGGTCTCCAATCATGTTATCTTTGGCGTTTTTGGTGATCAGATCCTGCAGGGCTTCAGCAACCTCATACTCCAGTGTCTCTGCCTGACTGTCTGTGATCTGAaggtcaaacaaaacaacaccTGCTAGAACAATCAATTCACAAAGGTATTATTGTATGACAATCTATTTTCCATGCTATTTATGCTGGTTAAACTGGAATATGTTTCCCTGGAGGaattaatgcattatgcatgatGTTTATTGCATGGGTCATCAATATGGCAGCTATCAGAATCACTGCGCACGCCACAATTTGAATCTCTTACTAGACCCAGCTTGAGCAGTTTAGACACAATTCTGTCAAACACTCCTCGGTCATCTTCTTCGTAGATTTTGTTGGCGATTTTCTGGACGATGTCATGAGCTGTTAGCGGGGTCCCGTCCAGCTGCCGAAAACTTTCAGGATCATCTGAAAAGGGACACATTAAAATGCTACACATCCCTTTTAATAATTGTTCTAATTCTATGAGAATAGGGACGTCTGaaccacaactataacgataacaaaatcacttttagatatttttttaagtaacaaaaTGTTGAGAGTCAATCAGAATCACCTGATTTTAAAGAGCTTGCGCATTGAAAGCAGCAGCttgtgcttataataaacagataGTAAATATTATCTGTTGGTTTGGATGCTTTATTAGTTATCGTTCCAGTTTCTTACATAACTGTACTGTATCCACttgttttcataaataattcaattcagaataaatcaatatttcatgtccattTATCTAACCAGCATTTCATCTCTGGGTCGTGATCACCTTCTCAGGTTTATTTCAATCCCTTACTTATTTTGGATAATAACCAGGAGCATTTCTAGCCTTTCATCTGTATTGGGGAACAGGCCCCCCTTAAAAAGtacttttatatatactgttatGGATATAACTTGATTATAAATGAACTGCTGATGGACTGTAGGTAGCCTGAATATCCACCACATCCAGCATTTTTTGGGTGTCTTTTTCTGTGCCATAGGTTTAGTTTCTAGTGTGCTGTATTTGATATTGCTTTATCAGAAGCCTATACAAGCTCAAAGATATTAAAAAGCGAGACTAAGTAGGAGAGGAATGTGTGAAACAGAGATCTGAATGTCGGAGCTGAAATCTGCCAGCAATTCTTGTCTATCTGTTGTAATTCCTGTAACCCAGTGAAATCACACAAAACACCTCCCACTCTGTTATCTGCCATTATCTACCACAGAGATCGACTTACACAACCTTAATCGCTGCCAGTAAACTCACCATCTGCCTGAAACGTGACACTGATCAAACGTCTGACGCTCATTCTGAGTGCCTTTATGACATGACAgtgtcataaaaaataaataaataaacacttaaagcGGTCATATTATAAGTTAATAATGAAGTAACTATTTAAGTAACAGTTAAATTGAGCTGCCAAAACTGCTTTTACTTGGATTGCTGACATCAGGCAGATGAATACATGAACACATGACTTCCTAAACACCATAAGAGCTAACAAGTAAAATGTGGTGAAGTCTGGCAAATCTTCTGCTGTGTGTAGCACCTACAGCTCTGCAGAGCCTTTGcgattttgtgattttttatgaatcataaatcacaataaaaaaagtGGCTATGCAAAGAGGGTTGTTACTGAAGGAAGACAACATATATTTACAAAACCACTGTATATTTGACCCAGCAGCAGAAAACTTGTAACCCATatgcattaatattaatttcataaaaaatggTAAAAGGAATTATGACATGACCTCTTTGAGCTATTGTGGTATTATTAGGTTAGAAGGGGTTTTAATGTGGGTGTATGTTTAGTCTGACTGCCCTGTTGTAGGGGACTGTTGGGTTTAATGCTACAGTATAAAACATTCAGTACAGCAGCCTGTGGAGGGATAATCCTCtgattctctctctccttctctctcttgctctgtctCTTTATCTCTACAAAATACCTCCTGATTGACCTATGGTGTCTGCCACCTGTTCCTGTATTTAGGATCACATACAGTCACAGGGAAGGATTAGCACTTTCAAAGTGGGAGATAATTCGGCTTTTGACAGGTCACAACTAAAACATTGTTCattgatattttattgtttCCTTAGGCTGGTTATTTTACCGTTTAGAATCCACAATGTCTTGACGTAGTTAAATACATAGTTAAGACTAGAAGACAAAAGCTATGCTCAAAATGGAACATTAACACAAAAtggttacattttttatttaactttatatttaaatgtattgacTTTTGTAAGTCGAATAATCAAAATgggtataaataaaatacagatgcTAAAAATTGCATCTGGTTCATTCGTTAGACTGGAAACGGCAagcacattgcattgtgggagaCAGTGTTCCACACAGTGGGAATTTTGGGAGTTTTGGTGTGAACACTGGGGGGTTGAAGTCATGCTCACTCataaggtttatttatttgtttgtttgcttatatatttatttttgtgaaattgtcttttgacttttttttaaattaatcaaaatagcATTTGTTATGAAGAAACAACCGCCTGCACATTTAGAACAATTGCTACAACATGCCACATTTGTAACATAAATCTATAGGGAAAAATCTATTCCCTTAACAGATTATCTAATATAAATTCTACAACAAGTTAGATTAAattttacacaataaataaGCCTACAATAAAACGTGATAAATTCTAGTAAAGGTGGTCATGAGTAgtttaaaaaagattttaatatatgttaatgcTGGTTAAAGACTGTTTTCTCCTCTTTTCATCAGTCTTTTTAgtttatttgccttttttttagATACTGCTCGACTTTCTCCATAGCATTTTAAAGTGGCTGTTTctctaaataattcaaatagatCACATATTTGACCATCAGCTTCGCCATAGGAATGGCTCGCACAAATCCCCTGGTCATCAAGTAatccatgcatacagaaaatgaatgtgcAAACAACATACTATGCTCTACTGAATAAGGCTTAGTTAGCATGGTAATTGTAGTTCTTACCTTGGTATTTGTAGTCCATTCCATTCTTAGTAGAGTCATAATCATCGGCCAGTCTTCTGTTTTTGGTACTGTCGGCCTCATCAGTACCGTATCGCTCATCCACAGAATCTGAGATGGGAGTCTCGTTGTTTGACTCTTTGGACTTCTCAGCCAGAGACTTAAGGaaagtgatgtcatcgtcctcagagtttgactctGCCTCAGCTGGTGGCGTTGGCTTGGGTTCTGCATGGATGAACAGAAAACACTTGTGAGCTATTGATCACTGTGAAGCACTGTGTCTGCATAAGATTCTTCCTCACCTGTCTTCCTGATGCTGTCAGCTTCTGCAATctgttggggaaaaaaaataaataaaaacagtattgaCTTCtacttaaatttttatttcaatatatttgaaCTTAATGCATAAAACATCTTCTATACGTGGTCAGAAACAAGGGTACAAAAATGGTCATGGGGCAGTACCATTTGTACCATATTTACCCATAAAGGGTGCATAcaagtaccttaaaggtacatattagtaccttggTATATATTTGGACCTTTTGAAAAGCTACTGCCCCCGTGACAgcttttgtagtttttttttctgagcatCTTGTTTTATAAACAGTAGTTGTGTGTCCGATGCTAAATGGAGGTATGAAGTATATTAATCTGTGTCTTTTACATAACATAGTGATTAACAATAAGTTCATATTACTGAAATCACACCTGCTGTTCTAATGGCTTCTCCTCAGTCAGTTCTCGGTTATACATGCTCTTATCTGGATCAGgaaagaaacacaaacacatttaataaaGGCAAataccactgatggcagatcaGTCATTGCTGACCTTAAAGGGACACCCAaaagctgaatttatttttgtgttccaAAAGAAGAAAGACAGAAATTCTGTTTAGAACAATGTGAGGGTGggtaaatgattacagaatttaattttttttggatgaactatccctttaatacacTCACACCGGATAACAAAAACACTATGACCAGGAGGacgatgagaaaaaaaaaatatctgcagTATCAGACTCAGATTACTATTGATTGGTTAttacattgtaattataatgtaaGGACATTGTAATAACATAAATGagtttttgaaaaacaaaatctgTGCACCTCATCTACGGTGTATGAGTCAACTATAATTTACACAAGTCTATGTTTgccctaaaataaaaatggttattAAGATGCATTTTCTTCACTCTGTCTATAGTTGCTGAGATCTTTGATGCATTCAGTTGCAGTCCAAACTGTCCAAGAGAAGCAGCCACGGAATAATCGGATTACAGGACAAAAGATTAAAGGCCTTCAAAAACTGAGGCTAGAGCTTCCTATACAATAAAtgatgaaaacaacaacaaactaaaTAAACCATCCAATTCATTCACATTCTTCCCAGTTGTCAGCCAATATGGGTTTTTCAATGACTAATATCTACTGATGGCCAACATAATCCATATATACAGCCTatactatatttaaaatatgtaattgtTGACATTAAACAGAGATCCTAATATTTACTTCCATTTGAAAAGAGAGCATGTGCACACTAAAGCCCAGACATGTGTTAATGAGTCAGGTGGACGCTGTCCTAAATATCAGAATAGCAAAATATCGTCTTATTAATTGACCTGGCCTATATTAATCTGtatatgaaacatttttttttgttttgttttattacacGTCGtgcattttttgtgtgttccaCTCAATCGGACGAAGCTTCTAAATCAAATATTCCACATCTTCTAATAAATTGGACGGAAGTGTTGGACTATAGGCTTTTTGGTTATTCAGTAACTCACCGTCGGGTCCGGCAGGTGTGGGAAATGCGCTGATCTGCGATATTACAGCAAGGACAACCACAATCCCTAAGCGTTTTGACGCCATCCTTCAGCTGGTGTTCAGATGttttctctcttgctctctctgtTGTCCTCTGTGGAGATAAACGCGTTGTTGGTTTGGTTTTGTGGAGCGCGCTGGGGTTGGCAGGATGCCGCGCGCTCTCAGCGCCTCTCCTCTAATAGCGCAAAGGCTTTAGTTCCGCGGGAGCTGTTGAGTCCCAGCAGTGCTGAAACCAGGTCGCTGGCTATAATTAACAGCGGATAAGCTGATGGGAGCTCCTCGTGTATAACGGGCCCTGACTCCAGCAGCTCATGGATGGATAGAAGAGGAGGAGGACGGCACGGTCACATCCGCCCATGTGCGTCAGTCTGAAGCACCTGCGTCACACGCGCATCTCGCATTCATTCATGCTGCGGGGCAGCAAACGACCGATGAGCGCAATAAAGAGCAGATAAGAGACAAGACGGCACTCTGAAAAGAACCAGTTTATGACAATGCAGATTGAAATGCAAATTAGAGATTTGACCTGTTTTGGTAATCCTCTATTATGCTTTGAGGTACACACATGCGTTGGCTgggagcgatagatagatagtagataaataaatacataaaagacTTAGGCTATATTAGATTTCATATAGGCTATGCTTTTATAGAGGATAAAGCGGTATGGAAAATTGATGGATTGGTATGGTTTTATAGGTAAAACTTGACAGCAATCTTGACAACAAGAAGGTATTGAAAATGTGTTGCCCAGGAAAAAAGATACAGTTTATTGAACACACTGACCTTATGACACTGATGTCACCATGGGAACTGTCCTTTGGGCTTTTTAGCAAACAATTATGAAACACAAAATCAATGATGAAACAACAAAGATGCAAAAAGTTCTAAAATATTAAGCTTgagctatataaaaaaaacaaacaaacaaacaaaaaaactatatatatatatatatatatatatataacttttttattttattttttctaagtTTTAGGAagattttgtaataaattatttgtgaaatacaTACAAAACTTACCCCAATAAAAATGTGACATGCTAACCTGACATTTATGAAGGAAAAAACAACCTTGTCCTGCAAAACTGTTCATTATGCTCAGTTGTTTACCCAAAGCTGTTATAAAAATGggataaaatatgaataacacTAGAGAGCAGCATATAAAACCACTgtagacaaaataaaaaaatgtattaattagaCTTTTGATCAAAAACCTCTGTCAAAAAATTCCCATATAATACAATAGGgataatattgtaatatgttagcagaaaaatacaaagagaaaaGATCAAACGACTAattaaagttttctttttttaatttctctttGCTTTTTTACTTTTGGATGCCTCCTCATTTTTATCTTGCACTTACTATACTTACAAACATTAAGTCTGTATCTCTAGTGTATATTTATTGCATACATCTAATCCTTACAGAAGTTGATATGCTTATATGactttatatgaaaatataaagatatattaaatatgttatatatactGTAGAATAATGATTATTTGACATGACTTTCTGTAGATTATTGCTCATAGTGAATGTGTACTGTGCAGGAGGAGTGTGTTAAACAGCTCATGATTGCCTCTGCAGGTCACACGCATGAGCTGCCTGTATCAGTGCAGGCTGTCAGGTGACATGTGACCACAAATAGCTTCATCAAATGAACAAGGAATATCCTTTCATGTGTCATACTGAGAACATTAAGCAGCTGATTATTGAGAAATCATTATCAGCTTAGCAGATGCACATGAGATACATCCCTGTTcccatatattattttatgttattttatatttatttatttaaaaaaaatgttttaattttttttattattattggtcaGTATATACCAGGGTAGGTTTATTTCAAGGTCAATTGTATAGGCCCATATAAAGTCTTATTAATAACTTgctaatttatattttagaacGAATGCATGGTGAACGTTTGTGTAAATGCCCCAATATCAGTTGCCATAATGGGAATTTGTCATTAACCTATAGACGGTGTTTTTCATATTTCACTGAATAAGAACATGCTGTTTTGACTTCCTAAGTCTTGTAAATTTCACATCttctaatattaaatatattttctttagacATAAgctaaaatgttaatgtaggtcattttttgaatttgtatacttaatttaattataaaagctaaatataatttgaaagtATAGTTTTTACTTAAGATAATACATtttgttagttaatgtttaatttagttttcatACTATAAAGGCAACTTTGAAAgaccttaatttttattatgaaaataaatataataataataaaaaaagaaacatcaaCACTCTGGTGTCAAGTGAAAATACGATTTTAAACAAAGTAATGTTTTCTTCTGTGCAAAGtgttatttagacaaaataaacaaacaggtTTGAACAGAAAACCTTCATTTTCACCTTCATGTCTTCCGACCATTTATAGGGTAAATTTGTCTTTGACCTGTCAGACTGTTTGTTTGGTACATTGAGGGCATCACAGGGTTGTGGGTACTGTTCCTAATTCATATGACAGTTTCTGTTCACCCACCACAATCTTGTCAAAGCAGATTTTCACTGATCTCAGAGCAGTAAGGTTTATAGTGGTCCCTATTTGTCTTAAAACCACTTTGAGATTTCAATATTTGCAATATTTGCATACTGATCAAGGCATCGCCTTTCACTGTGTACGAGTTGATATGTTTCTGTTCATGTATGTTTGCAGCAGACAGCTCTGCGTCTGAGTGAAAGTGGGGCAGAGGTCATTCGGCTCTTCTCTGTGAGTCTGAACACAACAGGCTCTTTGTTCAGATTCTTCATTAGCACTGCTCCACATGTTCTGCACTGCATCAGTCTCTCAGCCTGTGACACTCATGCATCGTTAGGAAGACCAGACTTTTCTTGTTAAAGTAATGCAGCTGATATTACAGCCAGTGAGTTGAGAATGTAATGAGACAAGACACAAGGGTATTCACAAAGATGcaacacaataataaaaaaaaaaaaaaataaatatatatatatatatatatatatatatatatatatatatatatatatattatatacttgCATACTCAGAAACTGCTAGTaaaattcacaaataattacgAAAATCTAAGGAATTTTTGATGTGTTTATTATTGGTGTCCAGTAGAGGTCACTAATGTCTTGGAGAATAAAAGGAAAATAGAAAGACGACGTGGATATTACCTCCACAGGGATTATGAGACATCGTGCTTAAACAGTCTTAGAAATATgaaatgctttcattttttacaatacatttttttttcaccatgATTCCTTGTTGCAATACTGAAGTGAGGACGCTTCTTGAGGAAGCTTCAAACTGGTAGCGAAAATGAGCTTAATGTTAAATTTGTCTTGGCAATTATCTTGGTGTGAAGAAACTCTGGAAAACATAGGTTGTACAAATTAGATGTGACCTAGGATTAGAAAACAGGATGACAAACTGAACAAACTTCAACATGTTTAATGTGCGTTAACAAAAGCAGTCTACCCTTGTTAGTTAGGGTCTATCTCTGCTGTAAGTTAGATTGCTATAGGCTAGCTGTTAGTACAAGGTTTGGCTTGTTAGTTTGTTCCAGTTATCTGGAAGTCTGCTGATATATATGTTGTAACTACACCATTAAACATTCACTATTCTGCAAAAGGCATTTCATTAGAGAGTATACATAGTGTTTCAGTGACATTCAGTGACAAACAATTCCTATCAAGACCAATTCACGTGTTTTGATTTTTAGAATGTTTTAGAATATTTCTAGTGAATTACAGTCATACGTTCAGCTTCAAGTTGACATCATCAGCGTTAAAGTAAAAAGACTCTTATTTTGACATGTTGTCTTTAGACGGAAGTGTCCTTTCTTTAATTA containing:
- the scg3 gene encoding secretogranin-3 encodes the protein MASKRLGIVVVLAVISQISAFPTPAGPDDKSMYNRELTEEKPLEQQIAEADSIRKTEPKPTPPAEAESNSEDDDITFLKSLAEKSKESNNETPISDSVDERYGTDEADSTKNRRLADDYDSTKNGMDYKYQDDPESFRQLDGTPLTAHDIVQKIANKIYEEDDRGVFDRIVSKLLKLGLITDSQAETLEYEVAEALQDLITKNAKDNMIGDLSMDYPVNAAKDTQNNMEEEDRPSRRYDDEDEGDGDNGGGDDDNGGGDDDNGDEEQEGEIRDDTVRAEDSWDAVSDGNDRNELNPEDGLQDLQFFPNFYRLLKSLDSEQDKEERETLITIMKTLIDFVKMMVKYGTITPEEGVSYLENLDAMIALQTKNKLGKSLVPLSITPPTGKALDDDDNTKTEAAKMQKEYESLKDSTKEVQTAAEISHPGKSESYLEAIRKNIEWLKKHNKESNKEDYDLSKLRDFMDQQVDAYIDKGILEKDEGDVIKRIYGSL